One window from the genome of Sulfodiicoccus acidiphilus encodes:
- a CDS encoding DsbA family oxidoreductase, with protein MLKVTFFHDVICPFCYVTSKRLRRVVPEFKVEVVHKSFSIISSLEDLKFVAPDEESVREFFKSEFSILKRFMPDYEEGKVISKGNLGYVWSMPPLMACKAAEFQRGSEGYWEYFDRAQDAFFLEGQNVADEEVLLSIAKSLNFDVERFREDMGAKKTKLAVISDEEEARAMGIRGVPALIINDQWIVRGVPTEEKLRDVFSDIEAHGEPRKVRLKAYWEKDD; from the coding sequence ATGCTGAAGGTAACGTTCTTCCACGACGTGATATGCCCGTTCTGCTACGTGACTTCGAAGAGGTTGAGGAGGGTCGTCCCCGAGTTCAAGGTGGAGGTAGTGCACAAGTCGTTCTCCATAATATCTTCCCTAGAGGACCTCAAGTTCGTCGCCCCGGACGAGGAGAGCGTGAGGGAGTTCTTCAAGAGCGAGTTCTCGATATTGAAAAGGTTCATGCCAGACTACGAGGAGGGGAAAGTGATATCCAAGGGGAACCTGGGCTACGTCTGGTCCATGCCCCCACTTATGGCGTGTAAGGCGGCAGAGTTTCAGAGGGGTTCGGAGGGCTACTGGGAGTACTTCGACAGGGCCCAGGACGCCTTCTTCTTGGAGGGGCAGAACGTGGCAGACGAGGAGGTCCTCCTCTCCATCGCCAAGTCGCTGAACTTCGACGTGGAGAGGTTCAGGGAGGACATGGGGGCCAAGAAGACGAAGCTCGCCGTGATCTCCGACGAGGAGGAGGCGAGGGCAATGGGGATCCGAGGTGTGCCGGCACTCATAATAAACGACCAGTGGATAGTGAGGGGAGTCCCAACAGAGGAGAAGCTCAGGGACGTGTTCTCGGACATAGAGGCCCACGGCGAGCCCAGGAAGGTGAGGCTGAAAGCCTACTGGGAGAAGGACGACTGA
- a CDS encoding VIT1/CCC1 transporter family protein, translating to MSFDDEIRRNYRDELLGEATYRTLSRGERNERMRRLLHEIAEAEAGHAELWSQMAAARGVALKGLGFLDELKVRSLSVLRRVVGLAVTVKILEAGEEEDMEKYYGLLRDQRFTEEERDVLKRILEDEVVHEELLTSEEFKVENVRDAVYGVSDGLIEVLAAVSGLAGFISAPQLVALGGLIVGLSGTLSMSVGAYLSTKSERETAEAERRKAEMQSVLDRDALQERVKQQLVDRGLDPAKAARASRELRDVAEDVVAPQDPGDPLRSAGVTAASYVVGAMVPVLAFLLGLGGLVGLVTSYVVTGMATMVVGSLIGVVSEVNPLRKGAEMSAMALGAALATHVVGLLAQTYLHVAI from the coding sequence ATGTCCTTCGACGACGAGATCAGGAGGAACTACAGAGACGAACTGCTGGGGGAGGCGACCTACAGGACCCTCTCCCGTGGGGAGAGGAACGAGAGAATGAGGAGACTTCTCCACGAGATAGCAGAGGCCGAGGCCGGCCACGCCGAGCTCTGGTCCCAGATGGCGGCGGCAAGGGGGGTGGCGTTGAAGGGTCTCGGGTTCTTGGACGAACTGAAGGTGAGGTCGCTCTCAGTCCTGAGGAGAGTGGTCGGCCTAGCGGTGACGGTGAAGATACTGGAGGCGGGGGAGGAGGAGGACATGGAGAAGTACTACGGCCTCCTCAGGGACCAGAGGTTCACGGAAGAGGAGAGGGATGTCCTGAAGAGGATACTGGAGGACGAGGTGGTGCACGAGGAGCTACTCACGTCCGAAGAATTCAAGGTCGAGAACGTGAGAGACGCGGTCTACGGAGTGAGCGACGGCCTCATAGAGGTGTTGGCGGCGGTGTCTGGGCTGGCCGGGTTCATCTCGGCCCCTCAGCTAGTGGCCCTAGGAGGCCTCATAGTGGGGCTCTCAGGCACCCTGTCCATGTCAGTCGGGGCCTATCTATCCACGAAGTCAGAGAGGGAAACGGCGGAGGCGGAGAGGAGGAAGGCAGAGATGCAGTCTGTCCTAGACAGGGACGCCCTTCAGGAGAGGGTGAAGCAACAGCTCGTCGACCGTGGCCTGGACCCAGCCAAAGCGGCGAGGGCCTCTAGAGAATTGAGGGACGTGGCCGAGGATGTGGTGGCGCCTCAGGACCCTGGAGATCCGCTCAGGAGTGCCGGCGTCACAGCGGCCTCGTACGTGGTGGGAGCGATGGTGCCCGTGCTGGCTTTCCTCCTCGGGTTGGGAGGGCTCGTAGGTCTCGTAACGTCTTACGTCGTCACGGGGATGGCCACGATGGTGGTGGGGTCCCTTATAGGGGTGGTCAGCGAGGTGAACCCGCTCAGGAAGGGTGCGGAGATGAGCGCGATGGCCCTGGGGGCCGCCCTGGCCACCCACGTCGTGGGCCTCTTGGCCCAGACCTACCTGCACGTGGCCATTTAG
- a CDS encoding MFS transporter → MRSARAVFVLVPFLLSAYALYSITFVLGDLATALHTTIEGITLAVTLSWVGGAVGGLAFGVLADRWSRKGALLIAILLFSVATTLTYLVRDLPELYALWFLVGFGVNGENGISYVILAEASFTSLRGLNGGLVQGTYDLGVLLGALTASLVGGWREVFLVAGLAGLLGVPFWVGVESTHRRSKRVPLTSIFRGGLLRLTVVGSALSLSSLLLVVALFSLAPTILSTERGYYSAIVVGALLSTVAYALAGYASDLWGGGGWR, encoded by the coding sequence ATGCGTTCGGCTCGGGCGGTCTTCGTACTTGTACCGTTCCTCCTATCGGCCTACGCCCTCTACTCCATAACCTTCGTCCTAGGGGACCTCGCCACAGCCCTCCACACTACGATAGAGGGGATCACGTTGGCGGTCACCTTGTCCTGGGTGGGAGGAGCCGTTGGGGGACTCGCGTTCGGGGTCCTAGCGGACAGGTGGAGCAGGAAAGGAGCTCTACTGATCGCCATCCTACTCTTCTCCGTGGCCACGACCCTCACGTATTTGGTGAGGGACCTACCTGAGCTCTACGCCCTCTGGTTCCTGGTGGGGTTCGGCGTGAACGGAGAGAACGGGATATCCTACGTAATTCTGGCCGAGGCCAGTTTCACCTCCCTCAGGGGACTCAACGGGGGCCTCGTACAGGGGACCTACGACTTGGGGGTACTCCTCGGCGCCCTCACGGCCTCTCTAGTTGGAGGGTGGAGGGAAGTCTTCCTCGTCGCTGGGCTAGCCGGCCTCCTCGGGGTTCCGTTCTGGGTTGGTGTAGAGTCGACTCACCGGAGGTCGAAGAGGGTGCCCCTGACCTCCATATTCAGGGGAGGGCTCTTGAGGCTCACAGTCGTCGGGTCAGCTCTCTCCCTATCCTCGCTTCTGCTAGTCGTCGCCCTGTTCTCCTTGGCGCCAACGATCCTCTCCACCGAGCGCGGGTACTATTCGGCCATAGTTGTGGGTGCGCTGCTCTCCACAGTGGCGTACGCCTTGGCAGGGTACGCGTCCGATCTGTGGGGAGGAGGAGGGTGGCGATAG